CCGTGCCCAGGAATGTGGCTGAGGACCGGTGGTCTGACAGAGTGGTGGTCCCTCCCCAAACCCAACCCTGTTCCCAGAGAGGCCCAGCCCCTGCATCTTTCCACAGCATTGCTCCCAGACATGGGTCATACTGGCTGATGGTGTCCTCCGCAGTGGTCGCCTGGGGGGCTCTGGTTGAGGAGACAGTCTCATTTCTGGAGGCTCCGGAGAGAAGACGCTGGATCTGCTCCCAGTCATGGGAGAAGCAAAGTCCCCAAGGGGTCTCTGGGGCTGttggaaggaaaggaagctgAATGCATACCCACAGGGGCTGTGTTAAGCGGGAGATGCTCTGAGAGACACCCAGTCCCTCTCAGAAAGCCAAACCCAGCACGTTCCCCCACTGCAGCCCATACACACGCTTCCCTTCATCTTGGCCAGGAAAGGCCATGAAAGCTGGACAAGGCAGCAAGTACCACGGTTGGTGAAGGACTGGCCTTGCCCTGCAGCCTGAAAGGGGCAGCCGCAGCCTCACcaccatagaatcatagaatagtttgggttggaagggacgtttaaaggtcatctagtccaacccccccacaatgagcagggacatcttcaactagatcaggttgctgagagccccgtccaacctgaccttgaatgtttccagggatggggcatctactacctctctgggcaacctgttccagtgtttcaccaagCAAGGTGGAGGCTGTCTGTGGGCTCCTCACCATCTCAAGGTGGGTGGGGGTGAGCCGGCCCGATGGATACCCCTGGCCATGGGAGGCTGTGAGAAGACCCTGCGAGTGGCTGTTTGAGGGGTTGCggctggcctccagctgctccttccACTGTGGTGCCTTGGTCTGGATCATGCCCCGAgcctggggagagagagaagaagagggGGTGATGGACAGGGCTAAACAGCTACAGAGGGAGCCGAGGGCTGCCACGTGCATTAGATTAGGGACCAGGTCCTCCTACAATTAGGTTTGTGGCAACGGCCAAACAGAGCCCCGCAGGAGTGAATTTCTAGGACGGCACCCTCCAGCAGAGATCTCGTAGTCCCAAAGACCCTGCTATGAACACCTACAtcacccttccctctcccattgCTCACACACCCAGTTAACCCCGTGTCAGCACCATCCTCAGCCCCAGCCACGCTCTCCCAGCCTAGTACAGTCAGCCTAGACCCCACAGCAAAAAATGGAGTTTCCCACCCAGTCCATGCACAGACGTTGCCTTCACCCAAGGGGTGGCTCAGCCCTcactccctcctgcctgcatgctctccctccagccatgctgcctgctcccccagctctgTTCCCTGGCACGCCAGGGCCGCACCCTGCTGTAAAACTGGAGGAGAGTGTTGTAGAGCATCTGGTGCTTTTCAGCCAGGAAGCGGTAGCGCCGTTTCTCCTCCAGTTCAGCCTCCCTCTGGCTCTCAGAGACGAACGTCTGCAGGTCTGAGCGCAGTCGCATCACATTCTCCTGGGCCacaggggaaagagggaggaagggatcAGCATAAATCCAGCAGAGTGGGCTCACACATGGCAGGGGAAGGGCTGAAACAGGTCGTCGTGTCTATCAGCTTCCCAGTCCACTCACAGtgctggagcagcacagaggagctAGAGTAGAGTGTTAGGGACTAAGTCCTTGCACACTGACGCTTGTTAAATGAGGAAAGAGCTTGGCAGGAGTGAGCATCACAGGTCAGCAGCATCCTGTAGAAAAGGAGTTTCCTCCTTTCCAGATAAGCCTGCTGCCTTTTGAATGTCAGGGTCAACCCCTTGGCTTTTAAGGAAGGACAAGGTTGCTGAGAAATCAGCCCTGGCTCCAGAGAAATCATCCAGTTCTTTTTCCAACTCCCCTTCCTGCAATCACTGCTCACCTTCATCTCCCGGACATTTTTATCATGGGCCCTCTCCATTCTCCACAGCTCTGCCATGCACTTATCCAGGTTGGCGGCTCTGCGCTGGTACTCCAGCTCATACTGCTTCTGGCTCTCCTGCCAGGGAGAAACCAGGCTTGGTGAAGAACCAGAGACCCTGCCACGCTGTGATGCAGCAAGGGTCCTGCTCTGATGGGTGGTTGAACATCTGAGTCCCCCTGAAATCAGGCTTCACCTGGACCTCTtataaaaagtctttctttacctttctcttcattttgaaGGCCCCAGAGTGCTGATGAACCTCAATATCTCAGGAGCAAGAACTGGCACCCAGCTCCCCTGGCACGGGGGGCAAGCCCCTAGGCCTCTGTCTCCCTCCATGACACTACCCACCAGCACGGCCAGCTGGGCCACAACGGCACAGCACCCACCCCCATGCACAGGCTGTGGTTTGGGGAAGCTGGGAACTCTGCTTTTGGGATGCCGAGTCTCTCAGCCCCGTTGAAGCATTTGGCAAGTCCCACTGCACAAAGAACAGTCGCCTGCCCTCTTTAGCCCTCTATCATCAGCCAAACTAGGGGGGGTTTGGTCCATGATGGGTGAAGAAGATAAGACCCCCTAACTCCCGCTGAGGGAAGTCAAGGAGACACCTCAAGTGCTCAAGCAAAAGCCCTtgggtggaggggagagggaaacgAGCAGGGTTGAGGAGGAGAAGGTTTTTCATCACTCACACTGATGAACTGCACGTCCATTTTGGTGTTCTTCTCCATGTGCTGCAGCAGGTCCACGTGGAAGGTCTGAGCCTGGAACAGGCGAAGGAGCCATCACCCTCATCCCTTCGCCATATAGGGTGTTACACGCACTACGGTGAGGGGTGGCTTGTAAAACCTGCAGAGCTAGTGACTCTCTTGCCACCTGGACCCCATACGGAAGCCAGAAATGGGCACATCAGGGCTACCgtggagcagccctgcagcctgggggTCAGCGCTCAGCACCCACCTGGCCGTCAACCCTCGAGCTTCAGCACGGGCACAAACAGCAGTGTCTGGAGGGGTTAACATTCCCTCCACTCCTGTCCCACCACTGCCACCCAGGGAAAGAGAGGACAGTCTCGCTGCATCTTCAGAGCCAGGCATTGCTCTAGTCTACCGCACACCTGCCACCATGCTTGTGGAGAGGTGGTGACAGTCCACCAACGGCACCAGACATTGAACACgagccaggctctgggcatgcCAGCTCGGTAACACACCTCTGTCACacacagcagggacagcagggaggcaggcacCTGCCAGCAGGCATGTGAGAGGGCAGGAGATGGGGCAAACTGGGCAAATGCTGGCAAGCTGTGGTTAAGGAagtccctttttttccccagctgcacCAGCCCTCAGGAAAACCACTCACCACAACTTCCAAATCAGAGCTCAGGAGTCTCTGCGTGTCCGACATCTGCATCAGAATTTCACCTTCAGGGAAAGAGACAGGAGAGGGTGGAAAAATCCTGCAGCCATTTCCTTGTGTGCCCAAGGAGGCAGACCAGCAGCGTACAACTCAGGCTGATGATATACGGGTGTGAAAGTCCAACAGATATCGCAACGCACTGCTCTCTGCACCCTGAGAGAGGCTGTTAGCCTtcctccccagggctcagctccaCCACCACTCCCCAGGCACTGCCAACATGGGGTTGCCCCAGCCCACGAAGCTGCCAGACCAGTGCTCTGCTACAGCCCCAGGTGCTGACAGGGAGCCTCAGTTCTGCCATCGGCTCTGGTGCTGGGTTTCACTCTGCTACAGCCCCTACAAGCCCCATTTCTAACCCCAATGGCACCCCAGCTGCAGTGCATGGTTCTGGCTGTCCTACAGGAAAGCAGCTACAGCACCTGCTGCTGATGCTGTGTGGGGTCCCGCTTCACTGGTGTTGGTATTATGAaaccaggaaaggaagagaCTGATGACAGGGAGCAGAGGAGTGAGCTGGGTGGTGCAGATGATGACAGGAGTCTGCAGAAGGGACACATCTGCTGGAAGCTTTTTACTAAAATGTTCAGCAGTAAAGCAGTTCCCTGACCATATTTTCAGCAGCCATCATTaggcttgtcctggttttggctgggacagagttaattctcttcttagtagccggtgcagtgctgtgttttggatttagtgtgagaataatgttgataacactctgatgttttagttgttgctaagtagtgcttatcttaagccaaggatttttcagtttcccatgctctgccagcaagcaggtgtgcaagaagctgggagggagcatagccggggcagctgacctgaactagccaaaggggtattccataccacggaacgtcatgcccagtatataaacaggggggagttggccgggaggcacggatcgcggctccggcattggtcagcgggtggtgagcaatcgcattgtgcatcacttgtcttttcttgggtgttatttctttttttgttgtatcccttttcattacaattattattattcttagttagtagtgtattttatttttactctagttattaaactgttcttatctcaacccacgagttttactttttttcctttcctcctccccaccccacttggagggggaagggggaagcggctgcgtggtgcttagttgctggctgcaGAATTATTTGCACTGCTGAGTGTAAGCCCCTCAGCTCCAAGCTGCCATTTCAGCTGGCTGCAGGCTCAGGAGGCAACAGCCCATCAGCTGTTGTCGGACCATGCTCTCCAGCTTTTCCCTCACACTTGCAAGGCAGAGCAAAATGGTTCCTCCAAGATGAAAACTTCAGCTCTCAGGGCAGGATGCCTCAGCAAGGACTGGTTTCCATGAGAAGTCCACTGCTGGAGGTCCCTCCCAGGACCTGGGCTCAGTCATTGATCTCAGAGAGATACAGGGGAGAGTGCCGGGGCCTTGGGGGATATTCAAGGATACACAATAAATTTGACTCTCACCGCCTGGACAGGGCCTGGCACTGTGAGACACCATTTAGAGGAGCTGTCTTCCTTTCCCCAATACGTGGAAAGGGACTAGCTAAGGGGGAAGgtcaaaaaaattaactgtggCTCATCACAGGACAGAGAATGGCGAGCGGGAGAGCCTTACCCAGCACGTGTGAGGTGGAGCTCTGCAGCGCTTGCACCCCAATCTTCTCAATCGCCTTAAAATACACTTCAGCCGCTTTGGATAATGCtgtgaggagaggagaggggaggtaAGGATCTGGCCTGCCCTCCCACCATCACCAGCCTCAGCAAGCAGCTCACAGGACAGCCACCCCCTGGTACCTCGCCTATAGGCAAGGGCACCCCATCTCTCCCCATCTGTGCCTAATAACAGCAGCAGgtcctggagcaggagaaaagtgAGTAAGAGCAGCTGAGGACATGCCATGGGGGGGACCAGCAGCCTTGCCCTGGGTGACAGCAGTCCCTCCTGACGCACAGCGGACACCCAGGATGGATGCAGCAGCACGATCTGGAGCCTGGGCCATGTGGGACCCCACTCACCGTGGAAGGCACGCAGGTAGTTGTTCCCCAGGTACACCAGGTTCTCCAGCGCGGGGTTGAACTGCTCCAGAATACTCTGTGGCCAGGCAGAAGCACATTAACACCAGCCTTCCCCATGCCCCAGAGACCTCAGCAGGTCAATGCCCTCCCACTGCGGTCTGGCTGGGTGCAGCAGGGACCCAGAGAGCTCCCCCAGCCACGACACGGGACGGCCGTGGTGATGTACAGCCGTGCACAGTCAGCTCCCTGTATCAGAGGTAGCTGGGACCTTCAGCTGCCCTGAGTCTTCTCCAGCCAGCCAGGAGAGGAGCAATGCCAGAGGGCAAGGTAGCTTGCTGGAGAGCCAAGTGGTTACCTGAAGATGGCTTTCTCCCAAGTCCCCACACCCACTGCAGACAGGGGAGTAACTGCAAGGGGATCTGAGCAGCCTCTACCGTCACCCCTGAGCCTGTTGGGGTGAGGGCCACCACTTATTACCCAGGCATGAACACGACTTTTTCCTGGCCAGGATTTGGTGCACTGCCAGAGTCAGCAGCTTGCTAAGAGAAGGGATGAACTGCTTCAGTCCAGCCTCTCTGCTCTTACCTGCTGTATGTATCAAAGGTGTTTATTGCCTACAGCAGAGAAGACCAGAGGCTGGAATAAGCAattcccccttctcccagccctcaCCACCTTGGTGCAGCACCGATGTGCGTAGGGAAGCGTTCATGAGATCAGACTGCTCTTTCCAGCAAAGGGGAAAACGGCTGCCTGAGCTCCAGCTTCCTACCGGCAACCAAGGCATGCCACCCTTCATAAACATGCTCTGTGTCCAAACCACCCTGGTTGCTCAGTTCCTTCCCAGATCTGAGCAACAATCCCGGCCTTAAGACCCACATcaccctcccctcctgccagctGTCCGCTCTCAAACACAGCCCAGAGCCCACAGGAACTGCTGTAGTTCAGCCCAGGGACAGATCCAGCCCTTAGCTGCCCACCCTTCAAGGCAGCCTttggcagaaaacagctcttctcctcccctcgCACCTCTCCCCTAGGCAGACAGGAGCAGCCTCTGGTGTCTGCACTCACCTTATAGATGGAGATGGTGGATCTGTAGGACAGGTCCATCTCCGGagccttttccctctcccacagAGAAGCAAGGAGCAAAGAAGAGCACAAGGTGCTATACTGGCCCGGAGGACTCTGCTTCTGCACAGCCGGCTGGATGGAAAGAGCCCGTCAGTGGCAAGGTAGGACAGCAGGAAGACACAGACGTGGTACAAAGGGAATGGAGCACCGCTGGAGTTTAATAATTCACCAGCCAAGAGGCTGGAACTTGATCTCTGGAAGTAACCGGACTCTGGGGAGAGAGGAATCCTGCAACAGCCAGCAAGGGCATGTGACCGCCTCCTTGCATTATTGATTGCTGGCTCGGTacccagctctccctgccctgacACCTGCGGAGCCAGCCACCTGCCAGAGTAACCGCCTTATGGCTCGCTGCCTCCGTCACTGCCACCACTCGCAGGCGGCTCACTCGGCCTCGCTGTGCTTGCAGAGCATCTTCAGATCCCTCGCACACAGCTTGTGATCGCAGGCAGCAAAtagcaggggctggggggaaaCGTAAGGAAAGCTCAAAACAGGTTTCACCTCTTCCCTGCCCGCTATTCCCCCACCCCAGGCCTCAGCCCTCCAGCTCTTAGAATCCCTCCCACTCCTGGTCTCGATGAGACTCCCTAACGGTGGGCACAAGCCTGCGTCTGaaccctcctgctctccctgcctgtgtGCAAGGAGCCCAAGCACAGCATCACTCCGGGAAGTCCCTGCAGATGGTGCAGGCTTATAGAGGGGCAGAATGCAAGCCAGgggcaaaaagcagaaaggagctCATGTTCTCTCCATCCCAAGATgtggagttttgtttttccacaggAAGGTAAGCCCCTCCGTTAcgtaggaaaaagaaaacctttactCCACATTAAAAGCCCCTTAATTCCACAATCTCATTTGTGAAAGTGACTATCAGAAGGCAGATAATCAGTTTTTAGCCCTATTCATGATAATTCCACAATCTCATTTGTGAAAGTGACTATCAGAAGGCAGATAATCAGTTTTTAGCCCTATTCATGACTCAGCACCCACACTCCTGCCAGTGGTGTCCCTTAGGAATCAGTGGGCACCAGGTCCAGCAAGCTTGCAGCAGTTACCTTGTCCAGGAATCACCTGGGGATACCAAAGTTAAAGCCCCGTCTCCAGTCATCTGCATCCCAAGGGGTTTCAGTGTTCCTCTTTTTAGGCCAGACCAGCTCCAAGAGGATTCTCACATGGGAGCTGGTCCAAAGCCTCTTCACTGGCTGGAACTGATAAGCCCAGCATGCAATGCTGTGCTTCGTGGGACAGCCAGCCACTCACACCACATACGTgctcccagggctggctgcagggacaggCCATTCACCTCTTCAGCCCATACAAAGGGTATAATGCTGTGTCTCAAGGAGCCCAATTCCTGATTTTCTACCTGTACGAAATTCAGAGTCTGCAAGCTCAGAACATCTCTGGGACCTTgcaggatggagagagagaCAAGACAACCATGGACTGCATGACAGTGGAACCAAATGCAAACCTCTCTTTATTTCAGGTCACGTTACTTTTGCATAGAAGCACTGTTCACAACAGCAGTCCATTCAGTCAAAAGCAAATGATTAAGAATTCAGTTTTTCAGGTTACTCCTCAAAACACCTCCAAATAGatacataaattatttataaatatgcaaaatttaCTACAGAAACATTGAGTAGCGTAGCAATCACAATGGGATTTCCAgcagtaaaaaaagtaaatccaAATTGTCACAGGGTCAGCTTCTTTGGTGGGAACTGATCTCAGAGCATTTCAATTCCACGTTAAGAATAAAGAGAAACGACCTCTCTACCAAGCCAAGGCTATTGTCCCTCATCTTGAGCTTGCTGCGAATAAAGACAGGCCTTCACATCTCAGCCCTTGAGCAAAGAGTAACGCAGCAAATCAGGTGGCACAAAACAGTCTCTGGGGGGGTCTGCTCCCACCCTGGGCACAGTCAGTACCTGTGTTGCCAGCCCGTCTCagatgggaaaggggaaggtGCTACAGAAGACAACTGGCTCAGGAAAGGTTCCCCCTTCTCCCAAGGCCAGTCACAACATTCTGTGTCATATCTACTGCGGAAAGTGCAGCATTTCTGCTCCCCTTCAAACCAGGAGCACTGACAGAAGAATAATCCCTTTTCCCCATACTACACACTCCAAAACACCTTGGCCCCAGTGGGCCAAGTAATCCCTGAACCTTTATCTGGCCTTGGCCCATTCTGTGATGTGGGAAGGTGCACGATGCTTTGTCAGTGGAGGTGCTGCACAGACAGGAGAC
Above is a genomic segment from Gymnogyps californianus isolate 813 chromosome 1, ASM1813914v2, whole genome shotgun sequence containing:
- the BAIAP2L2 gene encoding brain-specific angiogenesis inhibitor 1-associated protein 2-like protein 2 → MDLSYRSTISIYKSILEQFNPALENLVYLGNNYLRAFHALSKAAEVYFKAIEKIGVQALQSSTSHVLGEILMQMSDTQRLLSSDLEVVAQTFHVDLLQHMEKNTKMDVQFISESQKQYELEYQRRAANLDKCMAELWRMERAHDKNVREMKENVMRLRSDLQTFVSESQREAELEEKRRYRFLAEKHQMLYNTLLQFYSRARGMIQTKAPQWKEQLEASRNPSNSHSQGLLTASHGQGYPSGRLTPTHLEMPQRPLGDFASPMTGSRSSVFSPEPPEMRLSPQPEPPRRPLRRTPSASLLPTGRVSRSGSFGEASSSTEGRRRSGTARVQAIVPHVTGANRTLLRFDPGDVITVLMPDAQNGWLYGKLEGSSTCGWFPEAYVKPLEDAREMEEPATRSFPLRSSHSMDDILDRPSTPSSSNYWPAAAQPSLPNPPPLSVGASSHQSGGATLVSSGSKKSGVFDQPPELFPRGTNPFATVKLRPTVTNDRSAPIIR